The bacterium genome has a segment encoding these proteins:
- a CDS encoding CapA family protein, producing the protein MKTLACRWLLPIILLLTLTVPGAIALTEPGWETQETRTLIISPLTETSCRLAWTRLPGEGRWRILAASNPYALTDEWQTLMVTDRLEVELTGLPGERYFKVIAEPGYYSHDEVEWLNFETVPELLSYATQDSEPDGWELTLGGGDGGNALRFLGNTWKVLELDPPKRITRDFCAGVSVFRERKSEWQAIGFRDTSNHVVWFTLGGKETLWGDSIYNSWSEVPPYSQWTRWRMPVGETFTSYFRRNGMCNAIVFANDNDTVRTDGIWRVDRITDASGDQFETPRFTIQVQRQSDLVYNVQAFINDENIEQGTVKWDGDAETNATGSFATLRFRHGGLKQILCRWQDIDRVERWAWATINIPGSDVPKQPFTYCGVGDIMIARRFESEGLINTYGVDGLFNNVRSYLNSFDLVTGNTECAYSNSGVQHPNKTYTFKGRPSYVGAIVRAGIDVASLANNHTGDYGDEALKETFDNYEANGLHYTGAGANDGEAWRPAIVNRGGQRIAIFGYCSLTGREQNQAPYLEAAPNKGGFSWGKRELIAEHFAKVRPLVDLIIVQYHIGYIEYTNEPDQMTQPSSVRDWNDWDDDTVVDTNGIAIADYMLEHGADLVIGHGPHVPQAVVARPGNKYIAYSTGNFLFDQYLPETFQSISFEADVNRFSEVREARIRPIYVDNYMPGVASGRLGVKILNHIASLSRERGTTLVEPSDGALTRIIASDNLYFDRVVLPPETLTVPFRTVGTYQVAAPYMFPDTGIVEQVWVMRNEAESYEYRLGMDQLWGIGNMEDEGAPTTWVFENGESIDDSLSFAGDRSLRIRRSSGTGTMTVQTFRRYVVDRNIPYTLHARIWPGAIAGSNIRLDYWRGRTGNEVPNPSTQVLLSQAAGTQWVEDFADATIPENTSCLQIRCRLAAGSATTSYFDDVAFIQWGQNWTAGQLVTLPNPHRWTHLQIRTNDLSVTSTRVIVQRARLVARPR; encoded by the coding sequence ATGAAAACTCTCGCTTGCCGCTGGCTACTCCCGATTATACTCTTATTGACCCTGACGGTTCCCGGGGCGATTGCGCTTACCGAACCGGGCTGGGAAACCCAAGAGACCCGTACGCTCATCATCTCACCCCTGACCGAAACAAGCTGTCGGCTTGCTTGGACGCGTCTTCCCGGGGAAGGACGATGGCGGATTCTCGCTGCCTCGAACCCTTATGCTTTGACCGATGAGTGGCAGACTCTTATGGTCACTGACCGGCTCGAAGTGGAATTGACTGGTCTTCCCGGAGAACGCTACTTCAAAGTGATTGCCGAGCCCGGATACTACTCTCACGATGAAGTAGAGTGGTTGAACTTTGAAACGGTTCCCGAACTACTCAGCTATGCAACACAGGATAGCGAGCCCGATGGATGGGAGTTAACCCTCGGCGGCGGTGATGGCGGTAATGCTCTCCGCTTCTTAGGCAATACTTGGAAAGTGTTGGAACTTGATCCTCCAAAGCGCATCACTCGCGATTTTTGTGCCGGAGTATCGGTCTTCCGCGAAAGAAAATCCGAATGGCAAGCAATCGGATTTCGCGACACCAGCAATCATGTTGTGTGGTTTACGTTAGGCGGCAAAGAAACATTATGGGGCGATTCGATATACAATTCCTGGTCGGAGGTCCCCCCATACTCTCAGTGGACACGGTGGCGGATGCCAGTTGGAGAGACCTTTACGAGTTATTTCCGTCGCAACGGTATGTGCAATGCGATTGTATTCGCCAACGACAACGACACTGTCAGAACGGACGGCATTTGGCGGGTCGACCGGATAACCGATGCGTCCGGCGACCAATTCGAGACACCGCGGTTTACGATCCAAGTGCAACGGCAATCTGATCTTGTCTACAACGTACAAGCATTTATTAACGATGAAAACATTGAGCAAGGCACAGTGAAGTGGGATGGCGATGCCGAAACCAATGCAACAGGTTCGTTTGCCACGTTGCGATTCCGTCATGGCGGGTTGAAACAAATTCTTTGCCGCTGGCAGGACATCGACCGGGTGGAGCGTTGGGCATGGGCGACGATCAATATTCCCGGCAGTGATGTCCCCAAACAACCATTTACTTACTGCGGTGTTGGCGATATAATGATCGCCCGCCGGTTTGAGAGTGAAGGACTCATTAACACCTACGGCGTTGATGGGTTGTTTAACAATGTCCGCAGCTACTTGAATAGCTTCGATTTGGTTACCGGCAACACCGAATGTGCTTACTCCAATTCCGGGGTTCAACATCCCAATAAAACATACACTTTCAAAGGCCGACCGTCTTATGTCGGCGCGATTGTTCGAGCCGGCATCGATGTCGCATCGCTAGCGAATAATCATACCGGCGACTATGGCGATGAAGCATTAAAAGAGACCTTCGACAATTACGAAGCAAATGGGTTGCACTATACCGGAGCTGGAGCTAACGACGGCGAAGCGTGGCGACCGGCAATTGTGAATCGCGGTGGGCAACGGATTGCGATTTTTGGCTATTGCTCTCTGACCGGCCGTGAACAAAACCAAGCCCCTTACTTGGAGGCAGCACCGAATAAAGGCGGCTTCAGTTGGGGAAAACGTGAACTCATTGCGGAACATTTTGCCAAAGTCCGGCCATTAGTCGACCTCATCATTGTGCAATATCATATCGGCTACATCGAATACACCAACGAGCCGGATCAGATGACACAACCATCGTCCGTTCGTGATTGGAACGATTGGGATGACGATACTGTTGTCGATACAAATGGGATTGCGATTGCCGACTACATGTTAGAGCATGGAGCGGATTTAGTGATTGGACATGGACCACACGTTCCGCAAGCAGTCGTTGCACGTCCCGGCAACAAGTACATTGCATATAGCACCGGCAATTTCCTGTTCGACCAGTATTTACCGGAAACATTCCAGTCGATTTCCTTTGAGGCTGATGTCAATCGCTTTAGTGAAGTTCGCGAAGCGCGGATACGTCCGATTTATGTCGATAATTACATGCCGGGTGTTGCAAGTGGACGCTTGGGCGTCAAGATATTGAACCATATCGCATCGCTCTCCCGAGAACGGGGTACCACACTCGTTGAACCATCCGATGGCGCACTTACTCGTATCATCGCTTCCGACAACTTGTATTTTGATCGCGTCGTATTACCACCTGAAACGCTCACGGTGCCATTCCGAACGGTAGGGACTTATCAAGTGGCAGCACCTTACATGTTCCCCGATACCGGTATTGTCGAACAGGTGTGGGTCATGCGGAACGAAGCGGAATCCTACGAGTACCGATTAGGGATGGATCAGTTGTGGGGCATCGGGAACATGGAAGACGAAGGAGCACCGACAACTTGGGTCTTTGAGAATGGTGAGTCGATTGACGACTCGCTCTCATTCGCCGGTGACCGCTCGCTTCGTATCCGCCGCAGCTCAGGAACCGGAACGATGACTGTGCAAACTTTCCGCCGGTATGTTGTCGACCGAAACATTCCCTATACACTGCATGCGCGGATTTGGCCGGGTGCGATTGCCGGATCGAATATCCGGTTGGATTATTGGCGGGGTCGTACCGGAAATGAAGTTCCGAATCCGTCAACACAAGTTTTGTTATCACAAGCGGCGGGAACGCAATGGGTGGAAGATTTCGCCGATGCTACGATACCGGAAAATACTTCCTGTCTGCAAATTCGCTGTCGGTTGGCGGCGGGTTCGGCTACTACTTCCTATTTCGACGATGTCGCATTTATTCAATGGGGACAGAATTGGACGGCAGGTCAATTGGTGACATTACCAAATCCTCACCGCTGGACACACCTCCAAA
- a CDS encoding FKBP-type peptidyl-prolyl cis-trans isomerase — protein MKKLWTTVVIAAFAIGTFAIAEEVKTNESPVKQEQPKAEEKAKMDNPADPVKGLDMQKSESGLEWQDITVGTGKAPEKGKTVVVHYTGWLTDGKKFDSSVDRGEKFEFPIGMSRVIKGWDEGVMSMKVGGVRKLFIPSNLAYGNRDVGGGLIPANSTLVFQVELFDVK, from the coding sequence ATGAAAAAGTTGTGGACAACCGTCGTTATTGCTGCTTTCGCCATAGGCACCTTTGCCATCGCGGAAGAAGTAAAGACGAACGAATCGCCAGTGAAACAAGAACAGCCGAAGGCAGAGGAAAAAGCGAAAATGGATAACCCCGCCGACCCGGTAAAGGGTCTGGATATGCAGAAATCCGAATCCGGATTGGAATGGCAAGACATTACGGTCGGTACCGGGAAAGCCCCGGAGAAGGGCAAAACAGTTGTCGTTCACTATACCGGCTGGTTAACGGATGGAAAGAAATTCGACAGCAGTGTCGACCGTGGCGAGAAATTCGAGTTCCCAATCGGCATGAGCCGGGTAATCAAGGGTTGGGATGAAGGCGTGATGTCAATGAAAGTCGGTGGCGTCCGCAAATTGTTTATACCTTCGAATTTAGCTTACGGTAACCGTGACGTTGGCGGTGGTTTGATCCCGGCAAATTCGACATTAGTCTTTCAAGTCGAATTGTTCGATGTAAAATAG